In a genomic window of Wyeomyia smithii strain HCP4-BCI-WySm-NY-G18 chromosome 1, ASM2978416v1, whole genome shotgun sequence:
- the LOC129734020 gene encoding TM2 domain-containing protein CG11103, translated as MFQSQNKQITSLELRKRVVHKMIENRLFLMFFTSIFIVETAQITKDKDNPSINQSNEFNPLGPLVKCSFLPLEFMDCDEPLDHKGNRTAKEEQGHGCVKFGGVHYDDVETTRVKCVVFDNIECFGPREFMRDGFPCIKYTDHYFVTTLLYSILLGFLGMDRFCLGQTGTAVGKLLTLGGIGIWWIVDIVLLITNNLLPEDGSNWNTKV; from the coding sequence ATGTTTCAaagtcaaaataaacaaattacaTCCCTTGAGTTGCGAAAACGTGTAGTAcacaaaatgattgaaaatcgcttatttttgatgtttttcacgAGTATTTTTATTGTGGAAACCGCTCAAATCACAAAGGACAAAGATAACCCGTCGATCAACCAGTCAAACGAATTCAACCCGCTGGGCCCGTTGGTCAAGTGTTCCTTCTTACCTCTCGAATTTATGGACTGCGACGAACCACTGGATCACAAAGGCAATCGGACAGCGAAAGAGGAGCAAGGTCACGGTTGCGTAAAGTTCGGAGGTGTTCACTACGATGATGTGGAAACGACCCGTGTCAAGTGCGTGGTGTTCGACAACATCGAATGCTTTGGTCCGCGGGAATTTATGCGGGATGGATTCCCGTGTATCAAGtacacggaccattatttcgtGACTACGCTGCTGTATAGTATACtgctggggtttttgggaatgGATCGGTTTTGCCTAGGGCAAACCGGTACCGCGGTCGGAAAACTTTTAACTCTGGGCGGTATTGGGATTTGGTGGATCGTGGATATCGTGCTGCTGATCACGAACAATTTGTTGCCAGAGGACGGCAGTAACTGGAATACGAAGGTGTAA
- the LOC129724741 gene encoding uncharacterized protein LOC129724741 — MNVKIYVSSKLVENCSFCQLYGLIEVQRDEIRFVVLDDKLRPGTYLVGEICSESDYRRLMRQTESTDSRDLLLLEENFLRLSISDRGRIKHVTTKVKGVTIETLNKVMIVYDDRGFSNLAEGQLLEDDDDDNDLLHLARLIKSSKPHYNSNLQDLLGWAMSSSSANLVLLMLRPVVALLRILFKKTALYYHCSEWNKSIKVKGFEGARWALVFDIGFGVIVLSMVLYFGNPGVHFIEYGELVVSYLRELLQTLRGSPIGLKLNAPLNDFFLSCFLYHVDLWWTFLVLVSPAIKFLFIPLSILGLLGLSFQLAMLSDLIILISLHAHCFYIYAAVLYRIEIGGIRALCRIVLGKKKNVLRNRVESHEYMNRQLFLATLTFAVLLFLLPTILVYYVVFATLRFAIYCVSYILMTIRRTILQFPFDAMIRWLRGAYTDVNSLEIYNIGSNAHENITVIYVAPKVSDCFWKSHTEQSHKGNGQITANRNNTITIGRFLISLVRGEMVAFIQPDESNYRQDLKIE, encoded by the exons ATGAACGTGAAAATCTATGTATCCTCCAAACTGGTAGAGAACTGCTCCTTCTGCCAGTTATACGGACTGATTGAGGTGCAACGGGACGAGATTCGATTTGTTGTGCTAGATGACAAACTCCGACCTGGGACTTACTTGGTAGGAGAAATCTGCAGTGAGTCAGACTACCGCCGGTTGATGCGACAGACAGAGTCTACTGACAGTCGAGACCTGCTGCTGCTAGAGGAGAACTTTTTGCGTCTCTCGATCTCCGATCGGGGGCGAATAAAACATGTCACTACTAAGGTGAAGGGTGTTACGATAGAAACTCTGAACAAGGTAATGATCGTTTACGACGATCGTGGTTTCTCTAATTTGGCCGAGGGACAACTGCTGGAGGATGACGATGATGACAACGATCTGCTGCATCTCGCAAGACTTATCAAATCCTCTAAGCCACATTACAATTCGAATTTGCAAGACCTGCTAGGCTGGGCTATGTCCAGTTCGTCGGCGAATTTGGTTCTTTTGATGCTAAGGCCTGTTGTGGCTTTGCTTCGAATACTTTTCAAAAAGACTGCCTTATATTATCACTGCTCCGAATGGAATAAAAGCATCAAAGTTAAAGGATTTGAAGG AGCAAGATGGGCTCTAGTTTTTGACATAGGATTTGGTGTGATTGTGCTCTCAATGGTGCTATATTTTGGGAACCCTGGAGTACACTTTATAGAATATGGCGAG CTTGTGGTAAGTTATCTGCGAGAGCTTCTGCAAACACTTCGTGGCAGTCCAATTGGGTTAAAGCTGAATGCACCGCTTAACGACTTTTTCCTCAGCTGCTTTCTGTACCACGTGGACTTGTGGTGGACGTTTTTGGTGTTAGTTTCCCCTGCGATAAAGTTCCTTTTTATACCCCTATCAATATTAGGCCTGTTGGGGCTCTCATTTCAGTTGGCAATGCTGTCCGATTTAATCATTTTGATCAGCCTGCATGCTCACTGTTTCTACATTTACGCAGCGGT CTTATACCGCATCGAAATCGGCGGCATCCGTGCACTGTGTCGAATAGTACTGGGTAAAAAAAAGAATGTACTCCGGAATCGCGTTGAGTCACATGAGTACATGAACCGCCAGCTGTTCCTAGCAACCCTGACTTTTGCTGTTCTGCTTTTCCTACTTCCCACCATTCTGGTTTATTACGTAGTATTTGCCACG CTTCGATTTGCCATCTACTGCGTATCGTATATACTGATGACTATTAGAAGGACAATACTTCAGTTCCCGTTTGACGCTATGATCCGTTGGCTTCGGGGTGCGTACACTGACGTTAACAGTTTGGAAATCTATAACATTGGTTCGAACGCTCATGAAAACATCACTGTCATTTATGTCGCTCCCAAAGTAAGTGACTGCTTCTGGAAAAGCCACACTGAGCAATCACATAAAGGAAACGGTCAAATTACTGCGAACAGAAATAATACGATCACGATAGGGCGGTTTTTGATAAGTCTGGTTCGAGGAGAGATGGTTGCCTTCATCCAACCAGATGAAAGCAATTATCGGCAGGATTTGAAAATAGAATGA
- the LOC129717640 gene encoding uncharacterized protein LOC129717640 isoform X2: protein MDIPVDAQEVALPPIESFANCQYHVRVSGTTELDKRVMSFVDNLWGFEVTGGIDQFEPLTVISVRREGLARRAGIRVNDVITKINDTYADKLTLAQAQELIAESGRTVKIFVRGDVEEESEDEMTVDFWFKPLSDAERAMLDWEARMRANRNPGKWNGLWPWNNRRKVVYKESNCYMVPSVAEEKRDRELKLRVSEADYQKHLESEKAESERKLKEQRLEEAQKAEEKRRSEEEAFFAKFEAEQRRLEEQNPQKAQETDQYIEELLQQEELLTTDFEVEVSTDFPAEEN from the exons ATGGATATTCCAGTGGATGCACAGGAGGTTGCCCTACCGCCGATAGAGTCGTTCGCAAACTGCCAATACCATGTGCGTGTGAGCGGAACAACGGAATTAGACAAACGGGTGATGTCGTTTGTGGATAATCTGTGGGGTTTTGAGGTGACTGGTGGAATCGACCAGTTTGAGCCGTTGACAGTCATTTCCGTAAGGCGGGAAGGTTTGGCTAGACGCGCAGGCATCCGGGTTAATGATGTGATCACAAAAATTAATGATACCTACGCAGACAAGCTCACATTAGCTCAAGCGCAAGAACTGATAGCGGAATCTGGTAGAACCGTGAAAATCTTCGTTAGAGG TGATGTCGAAGAGGAAAGCGAAGATGAAATGACAGTTGATTTTTGGTTCAAGCCTT TAAGCGATGCCGAACGGGCCATGCTGGATTGGGAGGCACGGATGCGAGCAAACCGGAAC CCGGGCAAATGGAATGGGCTATGGCCGTGGAATAATCGAAGGAAAGTCGTTTACAA GGAGTCCAATTGCTACATGGTGCCAAGTGTAGCCGAAGAAAAGCGAGATCGGGAGCTCAAGTTGCGAGTTTCCGAAGCGGATTACCAAAAACATTTGGAAAGTGAGAAGGCGGAATCCGAACGGAAGCTAAAAGAGCAGCGATTAGAAGAAGCACAGAAAGCTGAAGAGAAACGACGATCCGAAGAGGAAGCGTTTTTCGCGAAGTTTGAAGCGGAGCAAAGGCGTTTAGAAGAACAAAATCCACAGAAAGCGCAAGAAACTGATCAGTACATTGAAGAGTTGTTGCAGCAAGAAGAACTGCTCACAACCGATTTCGAGGTAGAAGTGAGCACCGACTTTCCGGCGGAAGAAAACTAA
- the LOC129717640 gene encoding uncharacterized protein LOC129717640 isoform X1 → MDIPVDAQEVALPPIESFANCQYHVRVSGTTELDKRVMSFVDNLWGFEVTGGIDQFEPLTVISVRREGLARRAGIRVNDVITKINDTYADKLTLAQAQELIAESGRTVKIFVRGDVEEESEDEMTVDFWFKPFGFFSSVSDAERAMLDWEARMRANRNPGKWNGLWPWNNRRKVVYKESNCYMVPSVAEEKRDRELKLRVSEADYQKHLESEKAESERKLKEQRLEEAQKAEEKRRSEEEAFFAKFEAEQRRLEEQNPQKAQETDQYIEELLQQEELLTTDFEVEVSTDFPAEEN, encoded by the exons ATGGATATTCCAGTGGATGCACAGGAGGTTGCCCTACCGCCGATAGAGTCGTTCGCAAACTGCCAATACCATGTGCGTGTGAGCGGAACAACGGAATTAGACAAACGGGTGATGTCGTTTGTGGATAATCTGTGGGGTTTTGAGGTGACTGGTGGAATCGACCAGTTTGAGCCGTTGACAGTCATTTCCGTAAGGCGGGAAGGTTTGGCTAGACGCGCAGGCATCCGGGTTAATGATGTGATCACAAAAATTAATGATACCTACGCAGACAAGCTCACATTAGCTCAAGCGCAAGAACTGATAGCGGAATCTGGTAGAACCGTGAAAATCTTCGTTAGAGG TGATGTCGAAGAGGAAAGCGAAGATGAAATGACAGTTGATTTTTGGTTCAAGCCTT TTGGTTTCTTTTCCTCAGTAAGCGATGCCGAACGGGCCATGCTGGATTGGGAGGCACGGATGCGAGCAAACCGGAAC CCGGGCAAATGGAATGGGCTATGGCCGTGGAATAATCGAAGGAAAGTCGTTTACAA GGAGTCCAATTGCTACATGGTGCCAAGTGTAGCCGAAGAAAAGCGAGATCGGGAGCTCAAGTTGCGAGTTTCCGAAGCGGATTACCAAAAACATTTGGAAAGTGAGAAGGCGGAATCCGAACGGAAGCTAAAAGAGCAGCGATTAGAAGAAGCACAGAAAGCTGAAGAGAAACGACGATCCGAAGAGGAAGCGTTTTTCGCGAAGTTTGAAGCGGAGCAAAGGCGTTTAGAAGAACAAAATCCACAGAAAGCGCAAGAAACTGATCAGTACATTGAAGAGTTGTTGCAGCAAGAAGAACTGCTCACAACCGATTTCGAGGTAGAAGTGAGCACCGACTTTCCGGCGGAAGAAAACTAA